The following are encoded in a window of Flavobacterium cupriresistens genomic DNA:
- a CDS encoding dihydroorotase, with translation MKIIIRSAKIIDSKSPFHNQTVDLLIADGIIEKIGASLPESTEAKEVKFDNLHLSQGWFDSSVSFGEPGYEDRETIANGLTVAAKSGFTGVALQPNSFPIIDNQSQINFVKSKAHGFATELFPIGALTKASEGKDMAELFDMKKSGAVAFGDYNKSLDNANLLKIALQYVQDFDGLVVAYSQDVNLKGTGVVNEGIISTKLGLKGIPNLAEELQISRNLFLLEYTGGKLHIPTVSTAKSAALIKEAKAKGLNVTCSASVHHLVLNDEKLEGFDTRYKVTPPLRTESDRVALVNAVLDGTIDMITSDHNPIDIEFKKMEFDTAKNGTIGLESAFGALLTVLPLETVIEKLTLGKAVFGIENNSIAEGSKANFTFFSPEGNSTFTKENILSKSKNSAFLGTETKGTVYGILNQNQLVITK, from the coding sequence ATGAAAATAATCATCAGAAGCGCCAAAATTATCGACTCCAAAAGTCCGTTTCACAACCAGACCGTTGATCTTTTAATTGCAGATGGTATTATAGAAAAAATAGGAGCTTCACTTCCTGAATCTACAGAGGCTAAAGAAGTAAAATTTGATAACCTGCATCTTTCACAAGGCTGGTTCGACAGCAGTGTTTCTTTTGGAGAACCTGGTTACGAAGACAGAGAAACCATTGCAAACGGGTTAACTGTTGCTGCCAAAAGTGGTTTTACGGGTGTAGCCTTACAACCGAACTCCTTTCCAATTATTGACAATCAATCGCAAATTAATTTTGTAAAAAGTAAAGCCCATGGTTTTGCTACAGAACTTTTCCCTATTGGTGCTTTAACCAAAGCCAGTGAAGGAAAAGATATGGCAGAATTGTTTGATATGAAAAAATCGGGTGCCGTGGCTTTTGGAGATTACAACAAAAGTTTAGACAATGCCAATTTGCTTAAAATCGCTTTACAATATGTACAGGATTTTGATGGTTTGGTAGTAGCGTATTCGCAAGATGTTAACTTAAAAGGGACTGGTGTTGTAAATGAAGGAATCATTTCTACCAAATTAGGATTGAAAGGAATCCCGAATTTAGCCGAAGAATTACAAATTTCAAGAAATCTGTTTTTACTGGAATATACCGGTGGAAAATTACATATTCCAACTGTTTCTACAGCAAAATCGGCTGCCCTGATTAAAGAAGCCAAAGCTAAAGGTCTTAACGTGACTTGCAGCGCTTCTGTTCATCATTTGGTTTTAAACGATGAAAAACTGGAAGGTTTTGACACCCGTTATAAAGTTACGCCACCCTTGAGAACTGAAAGCGACAGAGTTGCTCTTGTAAATGCTGTTCTTGACGGAACTATTGACATGATTACTTCTGACCATAATCCGATTGATATTGAATTTAAAAAAATGGAATTTGATACGGCTAAAAATGGTACTATTGGACTTGAAAGTGCTTTCGGAGCTTTACTTACTGTTCTACCTTTGGAAACTGTTATCGAGAAACTAACTCTTGGAAAAGCTGTTTTTGGAATCGAAAATAATTCGATTGCGGAAGGTTCTAAAGCCAATTTCACCTTCTTTTCTCCTGAAGGCAACTCAACTTTCACAAAAGAAAACATCCTTTCAAAATCAAAAAATTCTGCCTTCTTAGGAACTGAAACAAAAGGTACTGTTTATGGCATTTTAAATCAAAATCAACTCGTTATCACAAAATAA